A single region of the Pseudomonas sp. VD-NE ins genome encodes:
- a CDS encoding papain-like cysteine protease family protein — translation MLTTAATQFTGESLPRCLSGHLLDPQLAEVEAAEQLSALAAGSLNFNMQKQTQTNWCWAALSASVGNYYGTGNWTQCGVASTQLDRNCCNQPGPCNVYGYLDSALQTTRSYNGMNQGSLQMSAIQNQISMGRPVGLRCAWYGGGAHFLTIYGTNGDYLLVADSIYGYSTRALNAFPRAYNGGGNWTHTYFTVKN, via the coding sequence ATGTTAACCACAGCAGCAACACAATTCACCGGCGAATCACTGCCAAGGTGCCTGTCCGGTCACCTGCTCGACCCGCAACTCGCTGAAGTCGAAGCCGCTGAACAGCTCAGCGCCCTCGCCGCCGGCAGCCTCAACTTCAACATGCAGAAACAGACCCAGACCAACTGGTGCTGGGCCGCCCTGTCCGCCTCGGTCGGCAACTATTACGGCACCGGCAACTGGACGCAGTGCGGTGTCGCCAGCACCCAGCTCGATCGCAATTGTTGCAATCAGCCAGGGCCGTGCAACGTTTACGGCTATCTGGATTCGGCCCTGCAAACCACCCGCAGCTATAACGGCATGAATCAGGGTTCGCTGCAGATGTCGGCCATCCAGAACCAGATCAGCATGGGCCGCCCGGTCGGTTTGCGCTGCGCCTGGTACGGCGGCGGTGCGCATTTCCTGACGATTTACGGCACCAACGGCGATTACCTGTTGGTGGCGGATTCGATCTACGGCTATTCGACCCGTGCACTGAACGCGTTCCCCCGCGCCTACAACGGCGGCGGCAACTGGACTCACACCTACTTCACAGTAAAAAACTAG
- a CDS encoding TorF family putative porin: MRKSSCLLLASLMAGSTAHAQIFQRELGDFDLKLGTTPTRSMAQGLVKPAAVGSFHGGLDLSHDSGLYVGQYAPSMGISPGKNLEIDSYVGFKQPFDQTLGYEVGMIHYSYPKVDTLDSQELFGGLTLLGSRFGVAFSNDPDKQNNTLFADLGGNQPFGIGVSMKYTTHQLNTPVAVDGGYVGSFTDWSVKLSRPFMGVDLDLIYSNSSLSGSDCSAYSGHNSECDGLVTLKAARAFY, translated from the coding sequence ATGCGCAAATCTTCCTGTTTATTGCTCGCAAGCCTGATGGCCGGCTCGACCGCGCACGCACAGATTTTCCAGCGTGAACTCGGCGATTTCGATCTCAAACTTGGCACCACACCGACGCGCAGCATGGCCCAGGGCCTGGTCAAACCGGCAGCCGTTGGTTCGTTCCATGGCGGCCTCGACCTGAGCCACGACAGCGGCCTCTATGTCGGCCAGTACGCACCGAGCATGGGCATCAGCCCGGGCAAGAACCTCGAAATCGATTCCTACGTCGGTTTTAAACAACCTTTCGATCAAACCCTCGGCTATGAAGTCGGGATGATCCACTACAGCTATCCCAAGGTAGACACCCTCGACAGCCAGGAGCTGTTCGGTGGCCTGACCCTGCTCGGCAGCCGTTTCGGCGTGGCCTTCAGCAATGACCCGGACAAACAGAACAACACCTTGTTTGCCGATCTTGGCGGCAACCAGCCATTCGGCATCGGCGTCAGCATGAAATACACCACCCACCAACTGAACACGCCCGTGGCCGTGGACGGTGGTTATGTCGGCAGTTTTACCGATTGGTCGGTGAAATTGTCCCGGCCGTTCATGGGCGTCGATCTCGACCTGATCTACAGCAACTCCAGCCTCAGCGGCAGCGATTGCTCAGCCTATTCCGGGCACAACAGCGAGTGCGACGGTCTCGTCACCCTCAAGGCTGCCCGCGCGTTCTATTGA
- a CDS encoding transcriptional regulator, with protein sequence MTTYNWDLIERLLHEVQNSAGHSFAPRAYAEDYAAAKAGAGEPIENLDHLKTLACDYERLLLLRGYIAPRPDEEGSTGNNFVLTPRGSSLLSLIDSSIPGNDHPRQVLDEQEDALAEATFDEVASKAQIA encoded by the coding sequence ATGACGACTTATAACTGGGATTTGATTGAGCGCTTGCTGCATGAAGTGCAGAACAGCGCCGGCCATAGCTTTGCCCCTCGCGCCTACGCCGAAGACTATGCGGCGGCGAAGGCCGGCGCGGGCGAGCCGATCGAGAACCTTGATCACCTGAAAACGCTGGCCTGCGACTATGAACGGTTGCTGCTGTTGCGCGGCTACATCGCACCGCGTCCGGACGAAGAGGGCAGCACGGGAAACAATTTTGTCCTGACCCCGCGCGGCTCTAGCCTGCTGAGCCTGATCGACAGTAGCATTCCCGGCAATGACCATCCGCGTCAGGTGCTGGATGAGCAGGAGGATGCGCTGGCTGAGGCGACTTTTGATGAAGTGGCTTCCAAAGCCCAGATCGCCTGA
- a CDS encoding DEAD/DEAH box helicase translates to MFSQFALHERLLKAVAELKFVEPTPVQAAAIPLALQGRDLRVTAQTGSGKTAAFVLPILNRLIGPAKVRVSIKTLILLPTRELAQQTLKEVERFSQFTFIKSGLITGGEDFKVQAAMLRKVPDILIGTPGRMIEQLNAGNLDLKEVEVLVLDEADRMLDMGFAEDVQRLVDECPNRQQTMLFSATTGGSGLRDMIGKVLNNPEHLQLNAVSQLNSTTRQQIITADHNQHKEQIVNWLLANETYQKAIVFTNTRAMADRIYGRLVAQEYKAFVLHGEKDQKDRKLAIDRLKQGGVKILVATDVAARGLDVDGLDLVINFDMPRSGDEYVHRIGRTGRAGNDGLAISLICHGDWNLMSSIERYLKQSFERRTIKEVKGTYGGPKKVKASGKAVGVKKKKTDAKGDKKKTAAKTPTKRKSANRPKPDSLVSSDGMAPLKRRKPAEPAAE, encoded by the coding sequence GTGTTTTCCCAATTCGCCCTGCACGAACGCCTGCTTAAAGCTGTGGCCGAGCTGAAATTTGTCGAGCCAACGCCTGTGCAAGCCGCGGCCATTCCGCTGGCGCTCCAAGGGCGTGATCTGCGGGTGACGGCGCAAACCGGTAGCGGCAAAACCGCCGCTTTCGTTCTGCCAATCCTCAATCGCCTGATCGGCCCGGCCAAGGTCCGCGTCAGCATCAAGACGCTGATCCTGCTGCCGACCCGTGAGCTGGCCCAGCAGACGCTGAAGGAAGTCGAGCGCTTTTCGCAGTTCACTTTCATCAAGTCCGGCCTGATCACCGGCGGTGAAGACTTCAAGGTCCAGGCGGCGATGCTGCGCAAAGTGCCGGACATCCTCATCGGCACACCGGGCCGGATGATCGAGCAACTCAACGCCGGCAACCTCGACCTCAAAGAAGTCGAAGTGCTGGTGCTCGACGAAGCCGACCGCATGCTCGACATGGGTTTCGCCGAAGACGTGCAGCGTCTGGTTGACGAATGCCCGAACCGTCAGCAGACCATGCTGTTTTCCGCCACCACCGGCGGTTCCGGCCTGCGCGACATGATCGGCAAGGTGCTGAACAACCCTGAGCACTTGCAGCTCAACGCGGTCAGCCAGCTGAACTCGACGACCCGTCAGCAGATCATCACCGCCGATCACAATCAGCACAAAGAGCAGATTGTGAACTGGCTGCTGGCCAACGAGACCTATCAGAAGGCCATCGTCTTCACCAACACCCGCGCCATGGCCGACCGTATCTACGGCCGTCTCGTGGCTCAGGAATACAAAGCGTTCGTACTGCACGGCGAGAAAGACCAAAAGGATCGCAAACTGGCGATCGACCGTCTGAAGCAGGGCGGCGTGAAGATTCTGGTGGCGACTGACGTCGCGGCCCGTGGTCTGGACGTCGATGGTCTGGATCTGGTGATCAACTTCGACATGCCCCGCAGCGGCGACGAATACGTCCACCGCATCGGTCGTACCGGTCGTGCCGGCAACGACGGTCTGGCGATCTCGCTGATCTGCCACGGCGACTGGAACCTGATGTCGAGCATCGAGCGCTACCTGAAGCAGAGCTTCGAGCGCCGCACCATCAAGGAAGTCAAAGGCACCTACGGCGGACCGAAAAAGGTCAAGGCTTCGGGCAAAGCCGTTGGTGTGAAGAAGAAAAAGACCGACGCGAAGGGCGACAAGAAAAAAACTGCCGCCAAGACGCCGACCAAGCGCAAGAGCGCCAACCGTCCGAAGCCGGATTCGTTGGTGAGCAGCGACGGCATGGCACCGCTGAAGCGCCGCAAGCCAGCAGAACCTGCGGCTGAGTAA
- a CDS encoding S1-like domain-containing RNA-binding protein, which yields MALVGRYNSLQVVKHTNFGLYLDGGADGEILLPNRYIPKDIPTEDEDWLNVFVYLDSEDKLLATTEKPKVQVGEFASLKVVEVNSIGVFLDWGLPKDLLLPYSEEKRQMTAGEYCVVHVYLDKHTRRITATARLDRYLDKTPANYSQGQEVDLLVAEATDMGFKAIINNKHWGLIHKNEIFKFMRAGMIEKGYIKEVRADGKIALSLQPVGQEAASSLNSKILARLRDNSGTLPVSDKSDPALISSLFGVSKGNFKKAIGALYKEGKIVIHADRIELT from the coding sequence ATGGCTTTAGTCGGGCGTTACAACAGTTTGCAAGTGGTTAAACACACTAACTTCGGTTTATATCTGGATGGCGGTGCCGATGGCGAGATTCTTTTGCCTAATCGGTATATCCCGAAAGATATTCCGACCGAAGATGAAGATTGGCTCAACGTTTTTGTTTATCTGGACAGCGAAGACAAACTTCTCGCTACTACGGAAAAACCAAAAGTTCAGGTCGGCGAATTTGCCAGTCTGAAAGTCGTTGAAGTCAACAGCATCGGTGTGTTCCTCGATTGGGGGCTGCCGAAGGATCTGTTGCTGCCGTATTCCGAAGAAAAGCGCCAGATGACCGCCGGCGAATACTGCGTGGTGCACGTCTACCTCGACAAGCACACCCGCCGCATCACCGCCACTGCGCGTCTGGATCGCTACCTCGACAAGACCCCGGCCAACTACAGCCAGGGCCAGGAAGTTGACCTGCTGGTTGCCGAAGCCACCGACATGGGCTTCAAGGCGATCATCAACAACAAGCACTGGGGATTGATCCACAAGAATGAAATCTTCAAGTTCATGCGCGCTGGCATGATCGAGAAAGGCTACATCAAGGAAGTCCGTGCCGACGGCAAGATCGCCCTGAGCCTGCAACCGGTTGGCCAGGAAGCGGCCAGCAGCCTGAACTCGAAGATCCTCGCCAGGTTGCGCGACAACAGCGGCACGCTGCCGGTCAGCGACAAGAGTGATCCGGCGTTGATCAGCAGCCTGTTCGGCGTCAGCAAGGGCAACTTCAAGAAGGCCATCGGTGCGCTGTACAAGGAAGGCAAGATCGTCATTCACGCCGATCGCATTGAACTAACCTGA
- a CDS encoding DMT family transporter — MSVERRNVDRFALQVMVGLCLIWGVQQVMIKWAAPDIAPVMQAAARSGISALLVGLLICWKGGWDQVGTTWRGGLLAGALFGLEFFFIAEGLQLTTAAHMSVFLYTAPIFTALGVHFLLASERLRPLQWLGILLAFIGIAIAFAGGVSWDNLDRRMLLGDAFGVLAGACWGATTVVVRASRLSEAPVTLTLFYQLIVGFVGLLLIALFSGQITHLSLTPVAVASVLFQGLVVSFFSYLIWFWLLRRYLAANLAVFSFMTPLFGVTFGVLLLGEQLTVNFVVGAVLVLLGITFVSAEQWLRRRLRKALGQR, encoded by the coding sequence GTGAGTGTCGAGCGGCGCAATGTCGACCGTTTTGCCTTGCAGGTGATGGTCGGCCTCTGCCTGATCTGGGGCGTGCAGCAAGTGATGATCAAGTGGGCAGCGCCGGACATCGCGCCTGTCATGCAAGCGGCCGCGCGCTCGGGGATCTCTGCGTTGCTGGTGGGGTTGCTGATCTGCTGGAAGGGCGGCTGGGATCAGGTCGGGACGACTTGGCGCGGTGGTTTGCTGGCCGGTGCGCTGTTCGGTCTGGAATTCTTTTTCATCGCTGAAGGTCTGCAACTGACCACCGCCGCACACATGTCGGTGTTCCTCTACACCGCGCCGATTTTCACCGCGCTGGGCGTACATTTCCTGCTGGCCAGTGAACGCTTGCGGCCGTTGCAATGGCTGGGGATTCTGCTCGCGTTTATCGGTATTGCGATTGCCTTCGCTGGCGGCGTGTCGTGGGACAACCTCGACCGGCGTATGCTGCTCGGGGATGCCTTTGGCGTGTTGGCTGGCGCCTGTTGGGGCGCGACCACGGTGGTGGTGCGCGCCTCGCGGCTGTCGGAAGCTCCGGTGACGCTGACCTTGTTCTACCAGTTGATCGTCGGTTTCGTCGGCTTGCTATTGATTGCGCTGTTCAGCGGCCAGATCACCCACCTCAGCCTGACCCCCGTGGCGGTGGCCAGCGTGTTGTTTCAAGGCCTGGTGGTGTCGTTCTTCAGCTACCTGATCTGGTTTTGGCTGCTGCGCCGGTATCTGGCAGCCAACCTTGCGGTGTTTTCATTCATGACGCCGTTGTTCGGCGTGACCTTTGGCGTGTTGCTGCTCGGCGAACAGTTGACGGTTAACTTCGTCGTCGGCGCCGTGCTGGTGCTGCTCGGCATCACGTTTGTCAGCGCCGAGCAGTGGCTGCGTCGGCGTTTGCGCAAAGCGCTGGGCCAGCGCTAG
- a CDS encoding thioredoxin family protein, with the protein MNVENHPVVSREEWLVARKQHLADEKAFTKERDRLSTERRALPWVKVDKDYHFQGPNGELKLTDLFGKHSQLVVYHFMFAKNWEEGCQGCSFLSDHIDGANQHLAHHDIAVVAVSHAPFNEFQDFKRRMGWKFDWVSSEGCDFNYDFGVCARADDVAAGKATYNYEKTDSAEEEMPGLSVFYRDTNGDIFHTYSTYARGLDMLVGAYNYLDLTPKGRNEDEIMEWVRHHDRYAQATKSSCCHEER; encoded by the coding sequence ATGAACGTTGAAAATCATCCGGTGGTATCGCGCGAAGAATGGCTGGTTGCCCGTAAGCAACATCTCGCCGACGAAAAAGCTTTCACCAAAGAACGCGATCGCCTCAGCACCGAGCGTCGCGCGTTGCCATGGGTAAAAGTCGACAAGGATTATCACTTTCAAGGCCCGAACGGAGAGTTGAAACTCACCGATCTGTTTGGCAAACACAGCCAATTGGTGGTTTACCACTTCATGTTTGCCAAGAATTGGGAGGAAGGGTGCCAGGGTTGCTCGTTCCTCAGTGACCACATCGACGGTGCCAATCAGCATCTGGCCCATCACGACATCGCCGTTGTGGCTGTTTCTCACGCCCCCTTCAACGAGTTCCAGGACTTTAAACGGCGCATGGGCTGGAAGTTTGACTGGGTGTCGTCAGAGGGTTGCGACTTCAACTATGACTTCGGCGTGTGCGCCCGGGCAGACGATGTCGCGGCGGGAAAGGCTACCTACAACTACGAAAAAACTGACAGCGCCGAGGAAGAAATGCCCGGGCTGAGCGTGTTTTATCGCGACACGAATGGCGACATCTTCCACACCTATTCAACGTATGCGCGTGGCCTCGACATGCTGGTCGGCGCCTACAACTACCTCGACCTCACGCCCAAGGGCAGGAATGAAGACGAGATCATGGAATGGGTGCGGCATCATGATCGGTATGCGCAAGCGACAAAATCCAGTTGCTGCCACGAAGAGCGATAA
- a CDS encoding DUF6279 family lipoprotein, translating into MSRWFTHIATLLIFTLALGACSRVGLAYRNLDVIIPWTLGDYLDMNGEQKDWFNERLKEHLNWHCTTQLPGYLDWLDRLQTMVETNQITDAALQARTTEAKQAIAETAREITPSAIELLQGLDDKQVAEMNDAFAKDLRKRQQEYLKPPLDQQIAERGARMVKRLNDWLGPLSATQEQRVMAWSTALGDQYTQWIANRAHWQKQFSAAVAQRKSPEFPQRIETLLVNRESLWTADYRKAYANTEAQARSLAVDLMAESTPQQRQRLLKKIEGVRKDFTDLKCLKAAKQN; encoded by the coding sequence ATGTCTCGCTGGTTCACGCACATCGCCACACTACTGATTTTCACCCTCGCCCTCGGCGCTTGCAGTCGCGTCGGCCTGGCCTATCGCAATCTCGACGTGATCATTCCATGGACGCTCGGCGATTACCTGGACATGAACGGCGAGCAGAAAGACTGGTTCAACGAGCGGCTCAAGGAGCACCTCAACTGGCACTGCACCACGCAGTTACCGGGTTATCTGGACTGGCTGGATCGTTTACAAACAATGGTCGAGACCAATCAGATCACCGATGCCGCGTTGCAGGCGCGCACTACGGAAGCCAAGCAGGCCATTGCCGAAACCGCTCGAGAGATCACCCCGTCGGCAATCGAGTTGCTGCAAGGGCTGGATGACAAACAGGTGGCCGAGATGAATGACGCGTTTGCCAAGGATTTGCGCAAGCGTCAGCAGGAATACCTTAAACCGCCGCTTGATCAGCAAATTGCCGAGCGCGGGGCGCGAATGGTCAAACGTCTGAACGACTGGCTGGGGCCCTTGAGTGCCACGCAAGAGCAGCGCGTCATGGCGTGGTCGACCGCGTTGGGCGATCAGTACACCCAATGGATTGCCAACCGCGCCCATTGGCAGAAGCAGTTCAGTGCGGCTGTCGCGCAACGCAAAAGCCCCGAATTCCCACAGAGAATCGAGACGCTTCTGGTCAATCGCGAGAGTTTATGGACAGCGGATTACCGCAAGGCCTACGCCAACACCGAGGCGCAGGCTCGATCGCTGGCGGTGGACCTGATGGCCGAAAGTACGCCGCAACAGCGTCAGCGGTTGTTGAAGAAGATCGAGGGGGTGCGTAAAGACTTCACCGACCTCAAGTGCCTCAAGGCCGCGAAACAGAACTAG
- a CDS encoding DUF2177 family protein, with amino-acid sequence MKKSLVAYAATLIAFLLLDGIWLGLLMAPTYRELLGPLMLEKPLLVPAAVFYCLYVFGCVVFVVMPAVSWQRAAKMGALLGLVAYGTYDLTNWATLRGWSVQVTLMDWAWGTFATAVACSVGFLLAKRLHSDP; translated from the coding sequence ATGAAGAAGTCTCTGGTTGCCTATGCTGCGACGCTGATTGCGTTTCTGCTGCTCGACGGTATCTGGCTGGGCCTGCTGATGGCGCCGACCTACCGTGAGCTACTCGGTCCGCTGATGCTCGAAAAACCGCTGCTGGTTCCGGCAGCGGTTTTTTATTGCCTGTATGTTTTTGGCTGTGTGGTGTTTGTGGTGATGCCGGCAGTGAGCTGGCAGCGCGCCGCGAAGATGGGCGCTTTGCTGGGGCTGGTGGCGTACGGCACGTATGACCTGACCAATTGGGCGACGTTGCGCGGGTGGTCGGTGCAGGTGACGTTAATGGATTGGGCCTGGGGAACGTTCGCTACTGCTGTGGCTTGTAGCGTCGGGTTTTTGTTGGCTAAACGACTGCATTCAGATCCATGA